TCCAATCCCGTTGGACTTGTACCCGAAATGCTGGTTACCAAATTGAGGGTCGTCATGATTATTTGTCTCCGACGACGCTGGCCATATTAAAGATTGGAAGATACATGGCCACAACGAGGACCGCAATGATCCCTCCCAAAAAGACCATGAGTAAAGGCTCAATCATACTCGTTAATGTATTGGCTGCTTGATCTACCTCATCCTCATAAAAATCCGCAATTTTCCCCAACATTGTGTCCAAGTTTCCAGTCTGTTCTCCCACCGAGATCATTTGAACAACCATGTTAGGCATATACTTTTCCTGTTTGAGAGGCTCAGCGAGCGTTTTCCCTTTGCTCACAGAGGTCTTTGCTTTCTGAATGGCATTTTCAATTATCCAATTACCAGCCGTGTTGGCTGCTATCTCAAGTGAGTCCATGATTCGGACACCTGCTTGTAACAGAGTTGACAATGTCCGAGTGAATCGAGCAATAGAACCTTTAAGAATTAAGTCACCAAAGATAGGTACGTCCAGAATAAAGGCATCGAGAATCTTTCTTCCGTTTTCTGTCGCATAATATGCCTTAACGGAAAGTGGAATTCCGACCACAACCGCAATGACCAAATACCAATATTTCTGCACCATCTTACTGGCGTTAATCACCCATTGCGTGAGCGTGGGTAACTCCTGACCCATCCCCTCGAACATCGCGACAAACTGTGGAATCACAAACACTAAAATTCCGACGATGACCCCTGTCGCGACAACAACAATAGCTCCCGGATACCACAATGCACCTACAATTTTTCCCTTCATTTTGACGGATTTTTCAATGTATTCTGCAAGGCGATTGAGGACTCCATCGAGCATACCGCCCTCCTCGCCCGCCGTGATCAAATTGACATACATTCGGTCAAAAACATGACCGTGAACTCCCATGGCTTGGGCCAGCGGCTTTCCTTTTTCAACATCTTCCACAACCTTTTCAAGAACTCGACCTAATGCTGGACTCCTCGCCCCTTGAATCATGGCTTCCAGACTTTGCACGACAGGAACTCCAGCCCCGATAAGAACGGCCAGCTCGCGAGTAAATATCTGCAGATCTTTTCGACTGACAGAATCCTTAAAAGAGCAAACTTCTTAAGTTCCTTATTCAAGGCTGCTCGAGCGGTGATCTTGATCGGAATCATTTTTTGAGCGCGTATTTTTACCCGGGCCTCAGCCTCGTTAAGTGCCTCGACTTCACCCTTAACGAACTTCCCATCCGCAGACTTCGCTTGAAATATATAGATTGGCATAGCCTAACATCCCATCGCTGCTTCTAAATGCCAGCCTGTTTTAATAATTTATCAAGTTCCTCAGGATCGGCTGTGACCGAAAATGCACTACGAATATCTATTTTTCTTTTGAGAATAAAATTAAGAAGAGATTGATTTAGGGTCATCATTCCTGATTTTTCCTGTCCAACCTGCATCATACCATAGATTTGATGAAGCTTACCTTCCCTGACTAAATTCCGAATTGTCGTATTCATCAGCAAAAATTCGACGACTGGAACAACTCCCCCCTTGCTTCCAGGGACCAAACGCTGACTCACAATGGCGTTAAGGGTAAAACTCAATTGCACCCGAATTCTTGACTGTTGCTCACCGGGAAAAACTGAAACGATTCGATTGATTGTCTGCAAAGCTGAATTTGTGTGAAGGGTTGCAAAAACCAAGTGACCAGTTTCAGCAATGACCAAAGCCGCTTCAATGGTCTCCAAGTCTCTCATCTCACCCAACAGGCAAACATCAAGATCTTGCCTGAGTATAGCCTTGAGAGCGTCCTTATAACCATGAGTATCATGGCCCACTTCCCGCTGGCTGACAATGCAGTTCTTGTGGCTATGAACGTACTCGATCGGATCTTCGATAGAAATAATATGCCCGCGGCGCTCACGATTTACTTTGTCAATAAGAGCTGCAATAGTCGTTGATTTGCCGGACCCCGTAGGGCCCGTCACCAATACAATTCCCGAAGGAAAATTGGTTACCTTCTCCAGGACTGGCGGAAGAGACAACATACGAAGATCAGGAATTTCCAACGGAATTCTTCTAAAAACTCCAGAAACGGCCCCCCGTTGAAAAAAGAGATTTCCTCGAAAGCGAGCCATGTTTTTGATTCCAAAACTAAAATCAATTTCCTTATGTTCCTCAAAACTGCTCTTCTGCAAATCCGTTAAAATAGAATAACACAGCCTTCGCGTGTCCTCTCCAGAAAGATCACGAGTCTTAACTCGGACAATTCGCCCATCTATTCGCAAAACTGGTGGCGATCCAACAACAAGATGCAGATCTGACGCCCCCTGCTTAACCGCTGCCTTGAGCAACTGGTGAAGTGTAATCATTTTTGGTCTCCGACGGAAGAATTGATAACTTCCTGAACTGTAGTCAAACCCATCTGCAACTTTTTAAGCGCACTTGCTCGAAGAGTCAGCATGCCATCGGCGACAGCAGCTTTCTTCATCTCAAACGGAGTCGCACCTTTCAAAACGGACTCCTTCAAGGCGAGGGTCATGGGCATCATCTCATAAATTGCCACTCGACCCTTGAGCCCCGTTCCATTACATTCTCCACATCCTTCGCCCTTTTTCAAATCTTTAAATGCATCAATCTCATCGGGATTAACACCCAATGAAATCAAAACCTCAGGTGCCACGCGAACATCTGTCTTGCAGGAAATGCAAATTTTTCTCATCAGTCGCTGGGCAATAATCAAAGTAATCGCCTCAGCCACCATGAACCCAGGGACCCCCATGTCCAAAAGACGAGCGACTGAAGCCGGTGCGTCATTTGTGTGAAGGGTACTAATTACCAAATGACCCGTGGAGGCCGCCTTGAAGGCAATATTTGCTGTTTCCAAATCGCGGATCTCTCCTAACATGATGACCTCAGGGTCTTGGCGAAGAAAGGCTCTTAAAATCTCTGTAAAACCAACCCCAATTTCTGACTGAACCTGCACCTGATTGATCCCGTCAAGATTGAACTCAACGGGATCCTCGGCCGTCGAAATATTTCTTCTTGGTTCATTCAGAGCCGCCAGGGCTGAGTACAAAGTCGTTGTTTTTCCGCTCCCCGTGGGTCCCGTCACAAGTGTCATCCCTTGAGGGTGATGAATTGATGCCTTAAAAAGCTCAAGCTGTTGCTCATCCATTCCCAACTTGGCCATATCAACCTGAAGATTTGATTTGTCCAAGATACGGAGCACAATCTTTTCTCCGTAAATAGTTGGAACGCTATTCACCCGAAAATCGACTTCCTTGCCACTTTTCACTCGCACTTTCAGCCGACCATCCTGAGGTCGACGCTTCTCTCCAATGTCCATCTTACTGATAATTTTAATACGGCTCACAACGGCCGCAGCCGTTCCTGGCGGAGGCTGCG
This region of Bdellovibrionales bacterium genomic DNA includes:
- a CDS encoding type IV pilus twitching motility protein PilT, with translation MITLHQLLKAAVKQGASDLHLVVGSPPVLRIDGRIVRVKTRDLSGEDTRRLCYSILTDLQKSSFEEHKEIDFSFGIKNMARFRGNLFFQRGAVSGVFRRIPLEIPDLRMLSLPPVLEKVTNFPSGIVLVTGPTGSGKSTTIAALIDKVNRERRGHIISIEDPIEYVHSHKNCIVSQREVGHDTHGYKDALKAILRQDLDVCLLGEMRDLETIEAALVIAETGHLVFATLHTNSALQTINRIVSVFPGEQQSRIRVQLSFTLNAIVSQRLVPGSKGGVVPVVEFLLMNTTIRNLVREGKLHQIYGMMQVGQEKSGMMTLNQSLLNFILKRKIDIRSAFSVTADPEELDKLLKQAGI
- the pilB gene encoding type IV-A pilus assembly ATPase PilB translates to MSAARKGLGEILVKESLIDYDQLEQARKEQKASGGRLTSALVRLGYVAEKDLAEFLGRQFEVPTIDLNSFEIDPEALRMISGQVCEKHHVIPVTLAGKNLVVAFADPSNIFVKDDLALLTRCKIDVVVASEVSIANAIDKYYRSTSARFDSIMSEIADADESFVSSGSAAEVVDRESEADAGPIIRFVNATLAEAIKLKASDIHIEPYEKRFRIRFRIDGILHEKTQPPPGTAAAVVSRIKIISKMDIGEKRRPQDGRLKVRVKSGKEVDFRVNSVPTIYGEKIVLRILDKSNLQVDMAKLGMDEQQLELFKASIHHPQGMTLVTGPTGSGKTTTLYSALAALNEPRRNISTAEDPVEFNLDGINQVQVQSEIGVGFTEILRAFLRQDPEVIMLGEIRDLETANIAFKAASTGHLVISTLHTNDAPASVARLLDMGVPGFMVAEAITLIIAQRLMRKICISCKTDVRVAPEVLISLGVNPDEIDAFKDLKKGEGCGECNGTGLKGRVAIYEMMPMTLALKESVLKGATPFEMKKAAVADGMLTLRASALKKLQMGLTTVQEVINSSVGDQK